The Harmonia axyridis chromosome 3, icHarAxyr1.1, whole genome shotgun sequence nucleotide sequence GATGTAACAAATGAAAAAGTATCGATATTCGGATTCCAGCAAAGTCCAAGAATCTTCATGAATTCCTCATCAGTGAATGAAAATGACTGCATCAGCTGATGTTCTATTGGAATTCCTTCGAGGATTTCTGGCTCATTACTGGCCCATTTTCGCAATTCGAAGCCCCCCTTGTTCAAAAGAGAAATGAGCTCATTTCTGAGATCAATGGCATTCTGAACATTATCGGAACCTGACACGACATCATCAATGTATATATCCTCATCAAGGATCCTAGAAGCTAAAGGACAACTATCTTTTTCATCTATAGCCAACTGACGCAAGGTTCGAAGCGCTAGAAAAGGAGCCGAAGACAGCCCATGCGTGACAGTGTTTAACTCATAACACTTTATGGATTCTGAGGGTGAAAATCTCCAGAGAATGCGCTGATATTTACGATGATTCGTATGAATCAGAATTTGCCGATACATTTGTCGTATATCGGCCGTGAAGACAAACTTATGTGTACGAAATCGGAGAAGGATGGTGGCAATATCCTTTTGCAACTTTTGGCCTGTAAGAAGGCAATCGTTCAAAGATGAATGACCAGCCACCTTTGCTGAGGCATCAAAAACAACCCTTAGTTTGGTGGAAGTGCTATCGGGTTTGAGAACGCAATGATGTGGGATAAAATAGGAGAATTCATCAGAAGGCATTGAATCTACTAATGTCATATGGTCAGATTCCAAATAATCTTTCATGAAATCATTATATTGTTTCCGCAGAGAGGAATCTTTATTGAGTCGTTTCTCCAGCAACAAGAAACGACGCAATGCCAATGAATAGGTGTCACCGAATGAAACGGGAATTGATTGTTTGAAGGGTAATGATACACTAAAACGACCTGTTTTACAATCTCGAGAGATATCTTTCTTGAAAATCTCTTCACAGAGAATTTCATCGGTAGAATGTGATTCTGATGCCAAAATTGGAAGTTCTTCGAGTTCCCAGAATGCCTTCAAAGTTGCGTTCAGAGATGAATCTAGAGTCACATGCAATGAATTTACTACCTTAAAAGAAGAATGAGTTCTACCCATCAAGACCCAACCGAAAACAGTTTCGAGTGCTGAAGGTTCTCCTACTCCACCTTCTTGACGACCATCAAGAAGTAAAGAGGGAAATATTTCAGCTCCCAGAAGCATGTCGACACTACCaggtttattgaaatttggatccGCCAAATTCAGTGAATCGtggaatgaaaattttgttgtgaAGTTTGGCAAGTCTGAACATATTTTTGGGATGACAACAGCATCGAAGGTAAAGATTGGGTGAATCCCTTCTCGGGGGCGGATTGTGCAAGTGGCAGTGGAAGTTGATGGTGATGTTCTTTCTCCTATGCCTTTTATGCATAGAAATGATTCAGATAATGTTAATCCTAGTGAAGCAACACACTTTTTAGTAATTATATTAGTTTGGGAACCACTATCTAAAAGAACTCTGACAGTTTTATAATTCCCCCAGGCATCGAGAATTTCTACCTGAGCTGTAGCGAGAAGAACGTTGGAAGACGCAGTGGTAGTGGAACTCTGAGCTGAGTTACATGAATTGATATCAGAAGAAGAGGGAGaggtttgtttttcattttcatcggAATCGATATGGAGCAGAGAATGGTGTTTCCTAGAACAAGTGCGACAACTTGATTTAGAAGCACATTTCGAAATGTCATGCGCTGAATGCAAACAATTAATACACCAATTGTTACTTTGGGCAATTTTCAATCTTTCAGTTGGAGTTTTGGACAGAAATGAATAGCATTTGTAAATAGTATCGGTGAATTgcaaaaattacattttatttttgaagaaatattattagttTGAGCCAGAAAAGTGGAGGTTGATTTACTCGAGGAAGGTTTTTGCTGTTTGGTTTGAGTTTGAGCAAGTGGACTGTATTTGGGTTTAATGGAGGTAGAGAGAGCTGCAGATTCCAAAGAGGTGCACTGATTCAGAAGGATAATGTGTAAATTTCGGAACGATGGAATATCTGACGAGCATTCTTGTAATTCAAAACGTTTAATTGTAGCGTTATCTAGTTTCTGAATAATCATATGAAAAAGTACAAAATCCCATTGATCAACTGGCAAACCTAAGTTTTTCAAAGATGACAAATTCTCAGAAAATGTATCGAGTAGGTTCCTCAAACCTTCAACCGACTCATTTGTCAACTTTGATATGTTCGTGATATCTTGCCAATATGAATTCGCCAAAAGACGTTTATTTTGATAACGTTTAGTCAAGGTGTCGAATGCAATATGGTAATTTTGTGCTGTTAATGGAAAACCTTTCAACAATGACAAAGCTTGAGATTTTAAGGAACTTAGAAGAtattggaatttttcaatatcagacAAATTAGCATTATTGTGAATCAGACTAGTGAATATGTCATGAAAGGTTGTCCAATCTTTATAATTTCCGCTGAATGATGGCAAAGAAATCTTCGGAAGTTTGACATTAGGTGTAACTTTCAAGGATTTGACCGAAACATCACCACTGATTGTggggaataaattattataaatggtTTTTATGGTGAAATATGTATCATTGAATGCTGACTTTATCTGTTTTTCTGACACTAAATCAGGGTTTTCTAAAACTGAAAtggttgaaataattgaattgtgaGTGTTATGAAATTTCTCATGAATATCCTCCAACTCTTCATATCGAAGTCGGAATCTAACATGACGACTTGCATCATCGACCGCTGCTGTCGCTAAAGAAAGAATTTCCTCAACATCGTCAATTTGTAATTGTCGAATAGcataattttgtttcaatttattaGCACTCATAATGAACAAGCTGAATGTAAATAAATAACTAATAAGAAATCAAATTATACTGCAACACTCAATATGTGAATCGATTTATCGatagtgaaaaaaataaagtgaaatattgaactgaaataatttcgaaacaaTCGTCGAAGCAacgaaaattaaagaaaatttgGCTCGAATAGGACCAATGTTACGAAAGCtcagaaaatttagaaaaataaggaaaaagaaTTTGAGAAAAAGAATACACAAAAGATACGTTGGAAGCACTCGACCTACCTTTGTTGGAATGAACGCCAGAGTTGGAGATGGTACTTCCCAGTATCTATTGTCTTGAGAAAACTTGCAGAAAATAGCGAAAATGTCCAAAAATTTCGTGGTTCCGATTGAATCAATTCACGGTGTAGCGCACTTTTTGGAACGAGAATTCGAACTGATCTCTCGCCCATATGTCACCATATGCAGTCCGAGATTTCCCAACGTATTTTACCAcaattaaatgaaaatgaataaatgaacggAATAAATGTGAACATTAATTAAAGAAATCGACGCATTGATTCAACGattgtttcgaaacaaaataaataattatataactGAATTTAGAATAAAATTAGAACAAAATAAACAATGAGTGTTGCATTAACATAACCGCCCACctaaaatatacatattttaaagaaagaaaaaaaaattgaaactgaaaTCAGGgggtttcctaaacatgcggcaaaaattcagggggttgttccttggactattctaagaatattttgtcctttgatgatttttgaaaaacctatttgtttcgaagatataggggaaacaaaatttcagataataacattttattatgaaaaattacatgaaaattcaactcaacctacaaaaactgttgaaaatgaccacctctagccagcatacaagcatccaatcttctccttattgactgccgaaccctttcaaaaacaccaggatcatttctcattaagttacacccagcaaatgaaaaccgtgtttaatctgtattcctttaccatctgcacttatcaatttttagtcaaaaaactggccgtttttagtaattggaatgttgttaaacaaatttaaaaataaattgtacctacttagtaaacacagtgcggtacgcatttttatataaactattattaattttaaaaatatgaaaaatgttgttcgccctgtatcttcgaaacaaagaggtttttcaaaaatcatccaaggacaaaacatgcttaaaatagtccaaggaacaaccccctgaatttttgccgcatgtttaggaaacaccctgtatatatatatatatatatatatatgtctagATGTCTAGAGGAGAGAACATAATCCTGTCTGATGGACGAGAGATGACTGGCCTGAGATATGAGGACCGATACAAATACCTGGGTGTCCAGCAGACCTTTGAGATTATGCATCGAGAAAATAAGGACAACGCTAAGAACGAACTGCTTAAAAGAGTAAAGAAAGTGCTGAGAACCCAACTATCGGCTAAAAATAAGATAATGGCAATTAACAGCTGGGCCATATCAACATTTACTTATACAGCAGGAATTCTCTTATGGTCAAAGTCGGAGCTAAAACAACTCGATAGAAGCATCCGGACTTCGTTGACACAGCATGGTGTACTGCATCCAAACTCGGCAGTGGAACGTTTATACTTACCCCGAAAAGAGGGTGGTCGAGGAATGACGAAGATAGGAAGAGCGGCCCTGAAAGAGACAGAGAAAATTAACGACTACTTCCGAAAAAGTAACTTACCTGTTCATCAGTGGGTAGCTTCATGTGGCCGCGCCTCTGTCTCCGAAACATCTAACGAGGAAGTACCTGAAAACGAAAACAACTTTGAAACACTCAGGCGAGCATGGGAAGCCAAATCTATACATGGAAGGTTTTATGCCAGTTTGCATCAATCGGAAGTAGATATGCATAGCACCAATACTCACCTGACCCAGGGCTACCTATTTCCTCAGACGGAGGGTACTTTATTCGCCATTCAGGACCAGATTGTTCCGACCAGGACATATGCCAAACACAGCTGTAGACAACACCAAATGTAGATTATGTAATGGCGCGGAGGAGACGGTGCAACATCTCTCGTCTGGATGTTCAGCGATTGTTGGCACCAAATATCTGGCAAGACATAATAACATGGGGAAAGTTGTACATCAGATGTTATGTCTCCAAAAGCAACTCTTACAGTGCTTCACGCCGCACCACGTATACAACCCGCAGACGCTTATGGTGaatgaaacaacaaaaatatattggGACCTGACCGTCATCACAGATAGAGGTGTCGAACATAACCGACCGGACGTGGTAGTGTGGGATAAGATAGCAAAAACCGCCCTCATAATAGACTTCGCTGTGCCTCAAGATTACAACCTCTCTAAAAGCTATACCGAAAAAATCTCGAATTATGAGGCACTAGCAAGAGAAATGAGGGATATGTGGCAGctaaagaaagtgaatataaaaCCTATCATCATCAGCGCGAAGAGACTCGTCCATCGTCAAACAACCGAACATCTGAAGGAACTAAACTTACCACAAAATACTCTGATGTGGATGCAAAAGGCTGTGATATTGGGCACAGTCAAGATCGTGCGAAAGGTGCTTTATCCTCATTAACGGACTGAGTTGCTCTTGGCGTCCTCGCCCGGGTAGCTCTGGATTACTCCACAACtgtgtgaattaaaaaaaaaaaaaaaaatatatatatatatatatatatatatatatatatatatatatatatatatatatatttttttatttctgaggGAATCAACCAAGGTTTACACCATAAAATTACCCTGATTTCTTTGCCGAgctttcggattttattcaatccatcctcagggcttctacaaaatatcaataaaaattatcagttacaataaacagaaaaaataaacacaaaACTGTCACAATGGTACATACAGTCATCGATAAAACctgattaaaatgaaaaacaaaaacaattgaaaacatacTCACTGAAATCGAGGTTAAGGTGTCATCAAATACAAACTAATCATTAAGTtatttataaatcaaataaaaatatttcaggattCTCAAAGTGACAACTGGGTATCTTATGTCGATTGAGGTCAATATTTCAATGCGGAATATAGAATAGAATAAGATGGTGGTATTTGCACATGcgtttaaatcattcaatttaGACAGGAgataaaatcaatgagacaaGGTATCAAACAATGTGTACAGCAAAATTTTTTGGTGTAAACCTTGGTCGATTCCCTTAGAAATCATTCTCATCTTGTCTCATTGATTTTTATCTTCTGTCtaaattgaatgatttaaacgCATGTGCAAATTCCACcatcttatttcattctatatttGGCATTAAAATATTGACCTTTATCGACCCAGTTGTCACTTTGAgaatcatgaaatatttttatttgatttataaataACTTAATGATTAGTTTATATTTGATGATTCCTTAACCTCGATTTCAGTGAGTATGTTGTATCTCgcataatatttgaaaaaccctgtgatgatatttttcaagttcAAGATATTCACGATATTCCTTCATCATTCTAGTTCGAGAAAATGAAtcgagtatacgcataggatattcaaatcaaatataattcacgtaatagtgactatggaaattctctctgtttTTCGGttcttcttaatattttgaaaactatagagactaattcaaatatttcaacaaggAGTGATTGAAattggaaatcttgataatatttaaaacataaaatgaagagaaaagttttttttgaacaacatttttttcatttcttgtataaccggaggTGCCAGAGCTTCGAATATTTTGGCTGAATAGGgtatcatgaacaatgtcatattccgtaTGTTCAGATTTCAAATAAGTCCTGTTATCTAGAAACGTCCAAATACACATACCAATTACCACAACTATTGACCTATACAGGGAGACAATGTTTTTGCTGAGATTTTTATCTGTAGGTACTCCTGTATCATAagtacgttgaaatgtatgatggcTCGTTTATATTTCCTCTGCTTATACATAATGAGATTTTCTCAAGCCATGATTCATTGTTCGAAgttaatatattattttgtattgctctttatCAAAagagtatatatgtatatgtatacagTGTGGAACagccaaatggaataaattcgatAACGGATAAATAAGGGCGTGTTGGGAAAAACGCTTGGACACGTCGATTTGTATTTTTTACTGcgcatctttttcaaaaaaaaaaaaaattatatggggTGCGTCATGTGACAGTGGCCAATACcaactttcttattttaaacgcaagcccctgtatattgttaatgttttggattcttcagaaaattctagACATAATTTATGTACAATGTCCTATACCTATCTTCAACTGTTTCGGAAATATTAAGCGTTTTCAgatttattacaaaaattaacattaacaatagaaaattattttatttcacaaattcgCTACATTACATTCAATACTTATTTCCCATTTAGCTCTTGATAATGAGAAAGTAAACAAAAACCATTCCTGCGTTTCTTTTTActgatatgaaatgaaaaaaatacaaaaacagtTTTCTTTATGTTCGTATAAAACTTGTAGCCTTAGCAACTTGTTGTATACCTGCATGACAGTAATGATTAGTGTCGTTTGAATTTCGTTAACTGTACGTAATAATATCAGAAAAATGGTTCATTTAACAGAAATGCACAAAATAACCATTCTACAAATGATTGCTTATGGAGATAAGACACGGGCACAGATGGAAGTGTCTCGCTTATTTcacgaaaaatttccaaatttgccGCCTGTATCCCCAGGAACAATTAGCAAAATAGAAAAGCAGTTTCGCGAGCTTGGTCATGTGAGACAGATAAAAAAAAGTAGCTGCCAATGCAGTAAGTGATGATACGAAATTGGATATTACGCTTGAGTTTCAAGAAAACCCACATACTTCTGGTCGAAAAGCAGCCCCACTATTCAACGTTAGCCACACAGCAATTTTTCGAACAttaaaggaaagtaaaatgcaTCCTTATAAAATGAAACCAGATTAGCATGTTGCCAAGATGTTCGTGGCGAGCATTTTGAACATTCACTATATTGACAttaatgttttttgtttttttaaattattaagaAATAATCAGTATTTCTCATTAgaatttgtgaaataaaataattttctatttttaatgttaatttttgtaataaatctgaaaatacTTAATATTTCCGAAACAGTTGAAGATAGGTATAGGACATTGTACATGAATTATGTctagaattttctgaagaatccaaaaaattaataatatacaggggcttgcgtttaaaataagaaagttgGTATTGGCCACTGTCAGATGAcgcaccctatataattttttttttgaaaaagatgcgCAGTTAAAAATACAAATCGACGTGTCCAAGCGTTTTTCCCAATACGCCCTCATTTATCCGTTatcgaatttattccatttggctGTTCCACACTGTATATCtggcgcggatccacggggggggggaactgggggaacgtgcTCCCCCCAAATGAcccaggcacctcttaaattttgccgtccctcctagaatttgacatacttaggctcaaataattacaatatcagcaaaaatttcaccttcaatacattttggggAGATCCATATCTATGAACGGCataaaaaatgacgtcccaaaatggcgaaagtgtctggggtccacattttcagtattttgagtatctaaaagttcccccccccccaaaagtggggactggatccgcgcctgctgTATATGATACCGCTGTTAAACGACACATTAATGTTTTGGATCGGATAActgttaaaattaatttcagggTATATACTGAATAAGGAAATGGAGTTTATGGCTGATAACAagtcgaaattattttgaaatgattaatAATCATTCTAATAGGCCATGGTGTTTGGAATTCGTGTAATAAGAATACGTCGAAAATAAGGTAAGTATTCTATCACAATGTTAATGCAGCTCCGAGAAAATTCTACGGTTTTGAAACGCCACAGACAAAAATTATGACATgtttttggtccatggaatatACCTGTGGAAATTGAGTCATTGAAAATCGAATATGGTGAGCGATATTTGTCAGAATATTAATAAAATGGACAACTCGACCACGGTAACGTTTCATTGCAATCATTCATTACGAGTACCAAATTATAGATAGAACATTTcatgtttttattattctttaatTGACTCGGTCTTATCGAAATATGATATAATTGTTTATAAGAGTACCAGGTGCCCCCTATATCAATTTCACAGTCGACGTCATCTTCACGAGGCAACGttcatttaaaaataatatattcctTCATTTAGTTACTATCTCAAATATGCGCTTTACTGGAAATATCACTCACAAAAATATTAAGTTTCAGTAGATAATAAACGATAACTCACTCGCCTGCGGTGGCGCATACAATAAAAGAGCGACGGTTTGGTAGAAGGTATAAGGATGCACTGAATTCTTGTTGTTCAGAGATTTTTACGATGACGGTCATAAATTTAATGCCTAGATATTTTGGTCTAATCGTGTGAATCTTGGATTTCATCTAGTCAATTAGAGTCTTTCATCtaggttttattattttttcaatgacgCTTGAAAATTACCAAATACCAGGGGTTTTTAGTACTGGTTAAGGCAACAGTACCTACGTATACCACGAATATCAGTATATCTGtcatttgttctttttttttgcgAGATGATAGAGAGAATTGATGAGTATCTAAATATCAGATGTTGACACATTAGGGCTATAGACAAATATCTTGCATTTATGCGAAaagttttaaaaatcgaaagttccaaaatgaaatttgaagtATTAGTAGTGACCTGttcattaattaattatgaAGTACCGCCTAACTGTAAGGTTCAAGCACTTTTAGGCAATATTGTTAACGTATAGCACAAAGATAAGTGTGAGACCAAGATACATCGAACAATTAACGTATAGCACAAAGATAAGTGTGAGACCAAGAAAAATAGAACAACTGAAAGATAATACGAGGCAATAAGAAGCCAGGCACAAATGGAGgaacagaagaagaagaagaatacgaggaaaacaaaacaaaaacaagGTTGCCTAACAGATCATTGAAGAGcaaattatttttggaaaacAGTTAAAAGTCTAGTCGTAGATGTCAACAGTCACGGTTGCGTTCTGATAGTTGAAGACATTGAAAGTTCTATTTCATGATATACAATGATATTTCTTCACATTCGGAATTCACCTGAACCTGATCATtgtctgtacagggtgggcaaatttcgatgtgtTAGTACTACAACTTAAACCaaaggagatagacaaaatctgataccccattctcgatctctttttctgagaaactaacaagggtagtattcatttttggctaccttcttttgttttcgagttataagcgaaaattggaaaaatggcaatatcgaaaaacaattatatctccgctaatactgatgatagagctctgaaattaaaacattatacaggcatttTTTTACGTTGAATCCAGTGACGTGCTTGTCTTTCCAAAAGGgtcttcaattacgaagctatgacccaaagttatgttgagttattttttttaatgggaaaaTTAGATtcctgtgccattttttgaaagcttaattcttcctgatttcaaaaatatataacattgtatggtttgtattaatacgaataatagaaaatgctcaaaaacctttttttgtccaagagtcccaatatttctatggtttcaactgttgaggagcacagaaaaaattgagctttctatatcaagagcagtgtccttccgtcaatctgattatttctatgcttttcactaatttctacaaaattctaatctagatatgtttaataaatttttatctgaaaattgaattggaaataacgaaaagatccaaaAAATagaatgtttcaatcgaaagagttgtaatgagatggatgtatcataagattattttcataggtctccagaatgaatacgcacaagtaccaatctaTTTTGAATAGCATATAaaacaacgcatatatgattgaactcaacaatataattacgaagggaacaaacaagaaagaatatttaacctaataatgacaaaaaTTGCACAATGTacagtcgacacatcttctTGATATTTAACACCGAATTCAATTGATAAATATTGGAAACTGGCAACCTGGGAAAAtttctccgagttcatttatatttttcgttggaaaaatttattgaagatGAGGACATCAGTGAACACTTGACAGAAATGAACCTGAAACACCGATTTTGCAAACGAATAATATCAAGAGAATTCAGTACACCTACAACACATATTAGGATAATTACAGGCGAAGCTTCAACTTCTGAAAAACTTCTGAATGATggaatgtttttcaaaaatagacACTACCTTGTATATGCAAGTCACCCACCTGATCCCACACCAAGTCCATGCAGCAAAT carries:
- the LOC123675322 gene encoding uncharacterized protein LOC123675322, whose protein sequence is MSANKLKQNYAIRQLQIDDVEEILSLATAAVDDASRHVRFRLRYEELEDIHEKFHNTHNSIISTISVLENPDLVSEKQIKSAFNDTYFTIKTIYNNLFPTISGDVSVKSLKVTPNVKLPKISLPSFSGNYKDWTTFHDIFTSLIHNNANLSDIEKFQYLLSSLKSQALSLLKGFPLTAQNYHIAFDTLTKRYQNKRLLANSYWQDITNISKLTNESVEGLRNLLDTFSENLSSLKNLGLPVDQWDFVLFHMIIQKLDNATIKRFELQECSSDIPSFRNLHIILLNQCTSLESAALSTSIKPKYSPLAQTQTKQQKPSSTHDISKCASKSSCRTCSRKHHSLLHIDSDENEKQTSPSSSDINSCNSAQSSTTTASSNVLLATAQVEILDAWGNYKTVRVLLDSGSQTNIITKKCVASLGLTLSESFLCIKGIGERTSPSTSTATCTIRPREGIHPIFTFDAVVIPKICSDLPNFTTKFSFHDSLNLADPNFNKPGSVDMLLGAEIFPSLLLDGRQEGGVGEPSALETVFGWVLMGRTHSSFKVVNSLHVTLDSSLNATLKAFWELEELPILASESHSTDEILCEEIFKKDISRDCKTGRFSVSLPFKQSIPVSFGDTYSLALRRFLLLEKRLNKDSSLRKQYNDFMKDYLESDHMTLVDSMPSDEFSYFIPHHCVLKPDSTSTKLRVVFDASAKVAGHSSLNDCLLTGQKLQKDIATILLRFRTHKFVFTADIRQMYRQILIHTNHRKYQRILWRFSPSESIKCYELNTVTHGLSSAPFLALRTLRQLAIDEKDSCPLASRILDEDIYIDDVVSGSDNVQNAIDLRNELISLLNKGGFELRKWASNEPEILEGIPIEHQLMQSFSFTDEEFMKILGLCWNPNIDTFSFVTSKIDSICTKRSILSQLARIYDPLGFLTPFTFFMKHLIQVLWTQGLQWDQTPTSDVVNCWNQCKFELSHLQNLRIPRCIFPESYTRCELHGFGDSSEKGYAAVVYFRFFYSSGQIETFLICAKSKVAPIKRISLPRLELCAALLLAKLISFVVSTYPSGIFSDLFAWSDSTVALSWIKSSPHKWKSFVSNRTTKIQNLVPPENWFHVKSEDNPADFGSRGLTPLKLINCSKWWSGPAWLRSNQILSTSFVDSEDSPLCSEEERKIVLITLVQASLTDDLITKFSSLPKIQRILAYVLRFCFNTRNSSSPCQGKLTFPELTQALLFLVKQVQADIFAVEIDQLRKGKLLSKPLRKLNPFLDSDDVLRLGGRISLSGLSFESKHPALLPCQHPLTDLIIRHFHLKHLHPGHQALQYLICQQFWILSSRRAIHRVLSKCNTCFRSNPKPVQPFMGNLPSSRLHQVKPFQCVGVDFGGPFLITMTRSRGTKYTKAYVCLFICFAVKAIHLELVSDLSLEAFLAALRRFIARRGRCNRIFSDGGTNFRGAYTLLRTLFRNATEAENIDCSFNPPSAPHFGGLWEAGIKSVKTHLMRVIGEQKLTYEELYTVLTQIEAVLNSRPLCPLSSDPNDLSALTPGHFLTFAPLTALPDDDLSHLQINRLSRWQLLSRLHADFWKRWHTEYLHTLQQRQKWDKHSDSTLKPGMLVLINDGPISPLRWRLARIEKLHLGSDGIARVATIRTSQSVMQRPIVKLCPLPQQ